ACAGTGCTGTGTCTGTAGTGTGCACCGTACTGTCTCTTATAGTGCTGTTTCTGTAGTGTACACTATACTGTCTCTTACAGTGCTGTATCTGTAGTGTACACTATACTGTCTCTTACAGTGCTGTATCTGTAGTGTACACTatactgtctcttactgtgctgTATCTGTAGTGTACACCGTACTATCCCTTATAGTGCTGTATCTGTAGTGTGCACTATACTGTCTCTTATAGTGCTGTTTCTGTAGTGTACACTATACTGTCTCTTACAGTGCTGTATATCTGCTGTAATGTGTCTCTACAGTTTGGAACACTGAGGTCTGTGTTCATCACTAGTTTGATGCCCGTCGGAGTTTCATAGTAATGCAGTTTATAACGACTGGTCTGGAACGTCATGAATCCATCTTTCCTGAAGCACTTAGTCAAGGAcacgcacacaaatacacacttcagacacacaaacacttaaagaGCAGAGCTGTTGAAGGATACATGTCCAGTGGACTCATTTTACTGACGAATGATCGGATGGAGAACAGCATTCCGTACATCAACTTAAACtcctgatcacaaatacagaaagagagaatCAATAAACAGTCTTCAAACACACAGAGCTGTTCATGTCTgttacatgtgtgtatgtgtacctcATCCTTGGAGATTCCCGCCTGTTTCTTGCGGTTCCATTCGCTGTAATGAAGGCAGGTGCCGTTGCGGTCAAATATGAACAAGTTATGAACCGTCATCTGAGAGATATTAGACAGAACACAAGATTATTGTGATGAGGAGAGTTTACcttcactgacacacacacagtctggtACAGTGTTGCCATATGgaaacataattttccttcactttctcacTACGACAAAATGCATTGTTGGAAATGAAAGAGTAGTCTTTAAAGAAACCAATAATATGCTGTTTTAAAACCACACGGCCTTTGATTTTCTCTTCCAGTGCTCCTCAAAGTGTTATTAAACACATCAGGATGTTTTTCTTCACAGATAAACTAATTTCACACAGTTTTGCTTTAAATGACCTGTTACTACAGTTATCTATTTCCCCATTAGGATTATTTTTAGACTGTGGCATCAATTATATTGATGCTTTAACCTTTGTGCGAACTTCGGGACATTTGTatctttttcatttgttttttcgataattttggctgtgttaatgccaacggcatacattttgctacacaaaatagttacactcaggaccttcaggacaaaaatgtccccattgaaacccattaaaactgtaatatttgatctcagtgccattaaagcataaaatcatgaattctatgatattataatTTCATTCCAGAGCGCTggcttcaacatttacattttaaatattttccaccagatggcgccatttttctcatgtttagcctatggagcaaatacatgcttttcccctattctctgtttgctgtattatagagcactgcaggccaactgaataaatgatgcagataaaagtgtgtgtgtgtgttcgtatggatgtcagagtgtgttttgtgtgtgtgtgtgtaaaaaacaacagtggcattatgtaaacaaacgggcatttaaagggttaaaatcctgaaaatgaatgaatatttggtagttatgatcaggactgatgtaactcagtgaaagtggaaaataatattaatatataatattattatggcagttttttgacgcgaacttttttgtcctctaaggacctccgagtaacttttttaaattgatgcacaaaggctaaaggaatattctgtgttcactacaagttaatctcaatcgacagcatttgtgtcataatgttgattaccacaaaaattaatttggactggttcctcctttttctttaaatgtgtgttccagtgagacacttacaatggaagtcaatggggtcaatctttagaggtttaaagtcagaaatgtgaagcttttaatattatataagcacttacattaattcttctgttaaaacttgtgtattatttcagctgtaaagttgtttaaatcgtcgtttatTCTTGATTACAGGgctgtcatggcaacgaagttataaaattgtctctatctttccacagatgcggttagtaagtgattgtatcacagtaaaatcatgttaacacacatattgtttatgtcttgtgtctatacttttgaaacagtgagtattttaacgtttatggactgtccccattgacttccattgtaagtgcgaaACAATGCGGATGAGCTCGACTAAGAAGAGCAATATTGaagtataaattataataattcactCAGCTTGAGTAGTTTCAAATGTGTGCCATGTATACATTCAAAGAAACTTGAATTTAATTAGAGaaatttacaacttttttttagGGGGGGGAAATAGTTTGACAATTTTCATATGGCGACATTTCCCAACACTCTCCCCATTTAATGCTTCTCAAAATCTCGTTTTATTGGCTTATTCTAGCAATTTTATGCCATAAAATCAAATGGGAGAAAAACAATTTCAGTGTTTGAACATGAGAGATACACACATGTTGAATGGTGAACATCACGCCTGCTTTTATCTCTATTATTTGTGTCTGATTTGTATTTTATTCGTGTTTTTGCAGTAAATGTGGATGAATTGTATTATTTACCTTACGCACAGCTTCCGCTCCGAGAGTGACGCGGCACCTGCCTGAACGTATATCACAAACTCGCTTCTCCAATACACCACACACAAGCATAAATCAACTACAACACCGTATGTTATTGTGTAAATTATGTACTAAACATGTATGCGGTAGTGTTTTATGATCTGTCAGGCAGTCATGGGTGTTTAACACAGGCATATGTGCGGGCTCCTCGCGCGGGGTCCTTCAGGAATAGTGCTAAATAAAGATGGCGACGGCCGCAGCGCTGCAGTTTCATGCTAAAGTTTCACATTTAAACGATTATAATGATTTATTTCCTGACTGGACGAGCAGAGAAGTCAGCACAGGGGTAAGAAACATTAAGAgtaatattattaatatcaaatgATTGAGTTACGATAAAGATAATcgtatttattttgattaaactCATTGAATGATGCAGCAGATCGTGAAACGGAATAATGAACTCATTAATTTTTTACCTTATGAGTATTTACCTCATTAATATTAATCTCATGAGTATTTGAAACGGAATAATAAACCCATTGGTTTTTATCCCATGAGTGAACCCAGAGGCGGAGATCTTTGGCGGTTTTATCTtgaatatagaccttattcacgctagcgccatatttaatttttttaaaacatttagtaGTTTTGTagatctttttttaaagaacaaagatcaacaaaacaaaaggtcaaactttattttacagtttctAAGTTACTGTGTATTTACGTAAGTATACTACTaagtaattttaaaggaatattctgggttcaatagaagttaatgggaatgaaaatgaggctgtgagggacagactgaCAGTCTCTACAAAGTGGATTGTTCCGTggtcaaaacattgataaaatatctgtccaagaacattctgtatacaaagaactccagacaatatcattagaaaagttacagggaactgttgaggagagactgttagaatacgtgctttagaggtaaataaatgagcgctccacaggatactGGATCtgttcaagttttgtgaggttggtttattacatctgtttaaacgagatatttgGATAtctgcagatggtatatgatattagttttattgatatttgctttttatcattagataagacagttaaagttacagggaactgttgaggagagagagggagaatgaaacagatgaacactttaacattatgagctcaaacgtgtctgtcgcggctctgatatgtgaaTCGTTTATTAGACACTCTGTttcacaccggtctattattgtagtaacacgatgacacgtaacaacaaaacaaaccgtgactggtcgtttacatgtctcagtcacttcacatgcaagcaggtgattttcagCGGCCTCAAGAAAAACAAAACGACCAAACCGGAAATTTATCAGTGGTGCAATAAtcaaaaaagtcagaatatcgtccGATTTATCGGCCAAAATTATCGGTTTAATAATTCTGGTTCAGAGTCTCATAAATGGAAATGATATCAGAAATAAATGTGATCTTGTTGTCTCTGTTGGGTGTGTAGACCACCATCATGGCGGTGGAGTTTGATGGTGGAGTTGTGATGGGTGCTGACTCCCGCACGACCACCGGGTGAGACACatgattatttaattgtgttaaCAGATGTAGTCCGGTAGTGTCAGATATGGACGCACAGAAGATCTTGTAAcagatgttttaatgtgtttttgtgcagtgCTTACATTGCCAACCGTGTGACAGATAAACTCACGCCCATCCACGACCGGATCTTCTGCTGCCGCTCGGGTTCAGCGGCCGACACACAGGCCATCGCCGACGCCGTCACCTACCAGCTGGGCTTTCACAGGTACTAGAGCAGACGCGAGTGAATGCTCAGGATGTTCAGCTTCTCCAGTGTGTTAactcatggtgtgtgtgtgtgtgtgtgattcagtATCGAGCTGGATGAAGCTCCTCTGGTCCAGACGGCTGCGAGTCTGTT
The genomic region above belongs to Myxocyprinus asiaticus isolate MX2 ecotype Aquarium Trade chromosome 28, UBuf_Myxa_2, whole genome shotgun sequence and contains:
- the LOC127419344 gene encoding trafficking protein particle complex subunit 1-like, coding for MLVCGVLEKRVCDIRSGRCRVTLGAEAVRKMTVHNLFIFDRNGTCLHYSEWNRKKQAGISKDEEFKLMYGMLFSIRSFVSKMSPLDMKDGFMTFQTSRYKLHYYETPTGIKLVMNTDLSVPNCRDTLQQIYSTLYVEYIVRNPLCVLGESLQSDVFNTKLDSFIRALPFFSVRTA